Genomic segment of Bacteroidales bacterium:
TGAAAATGTTGAACGGACTAGAAAGGCAGGTCGTCAGCCGGTTCTGATATTGCTGGCTCAGGAGCGTTTGATTTATGGGTGTCCTCAATCGGCGGGCTGTATTCACCACCATCCTGGCGGGAGCCGAGCATGATCATGTTATCTCCAATAATTTCAGTGATGGAGCGTTCAACACCATCCTTATCGGTATATTTTCGTGTTGTAATTTTACCCTCAACGAAAATTGATTTCCCTTTACGGAGATATTTTTCAGCAACATCAGCCAGCCCTCTCCATAATGCAATGCGATGCCATTCGGTCTGCTCAACCTTGTTGCCGTCTTTGTTTTTGTACGATTCAGTGGTTGCAAGTGAGAAATTTGCCACTTTTGTGCCGTCCTCGAAGGTGCGGACTTCAGGGTCCTTTCCAAGGTTGCCAATCAGGATTACTTTGTTTAGTCCAGTCATAATTAAAGGTTTTTAATGGAACAATGAGATTTATGAAAATTATTGGAGCAAATATAGTGATAGTAAGTTGGTAAATCAAGCGTTGTGATTGAGAAATTATCTTTCCTTTGTATTAATTTTGGTGCATTATCCGTTGGTTTTTTATCGCTTGACAACAATTATCCGGCCAGCTTTTAGAATTATGCCACCCGAATTAAAAAACGCTTATGATTACTCCCGGAATTTTCAGTCATCTGTCGCCTTTTAAAAAGATTATTCTTCTTACGCTGATTGCGTTGCTTTCGATGCTGGCGATAATGAGTATTGGCTGGCTTATTGCAGGGCTGCTCTTTGATGACTTCCTTTTCGTGCTTACTAATATGACTGATTTTGAAAATGATCAGGTAATTGACTTACTGAAGTATTTCCAGGTTCTGAACCAAATTGGGCTGTTTGTTATTCCACCGTTGATTTTTGCTTACCTCGTAGGTGGTAATGTAAAATCATACTTGAAATTAGACCTAAATCCCGGATTAGGAATTGTAGCCTTGAGTACACTGATGATTTTTGCCGCTTTGCCCCTGGTGCATTGGTCAGCGGGCATCAATGAACTGATCCACTTCCCGGATTGGATGAAAGGTTTGGAAGAATGGTTGAAGCAATCTGAGGAAGATTTACAACAATTATCCTATGCTTTTTTAAAAACAACCTCAATAGGTGGATTTTTATTTAACCTTCTTATGATTGCAGTATTGCCTGCCATTGGTGAAGAGTTACTTTTCAGGGGAGTATTGCAAAAGGTGTTTCACCAATGGTTCAAAAATATACATTGGGCAATACTCATTACAGCCATTATCTTCAGTGCAATGCATTTGCAGTTTTATGGGTTTCTGCCCCGAACCATCCTGGGTATCATGTTTGGTTATTTGTTTGTGATCACCAAATCGTTATGGGTTCCGATTTTGGTACATTTTTTTAACAATGCAGCCGCGGTACTTTCCGCTTATTTATTTCGTAAAGACTTACTTGAAACCGACTATCAGGAAATTGGTCAATTTTCTGAACCAATCTGGGTGATAGGAAGCGTGATTACGGTATTGTTGCTATTTCTTGCAATTCACAGATTATCGGAGAAGCGGGGAGAAGTGAGATAAAAGTAAAAGGAGAGCGCAGCTTCGCTGCGCTCTCCTTTTACTTTTATCCGTAATTAATTAATTATTAGCTCTCTTGCGGGTGGAGTAGTTGATACGAAATGCGCCCACTTTTCTAAGCTCCTGCTTTACATCGGTTACAATTCCCATTCTCACTTCTTCATCCACTTTTAACGATGTGGTCAAAAGCCCCCTGTCAACTTCATCGCGTGCTTCACGTTCAGCAATTATATATGCCTGAATTTCATTTACTGTTGCGAAACGGTCGTTGAGCTGAATACGGGATTCGGTTCCATAAATCTGTGATCGCATAGGAGGCCCGACATAGATATAACTTACCAGGGATTTTCTTTCAATTTTTTGTACCTCTGTAGCGGATGGCAATTTCACCCTTACAATTAAGGTTGTTTCACGCATAACCGTTGTTACCATGAAAAAGAATAAGAGCATGAAAATGATATCGGGCAAAGATGCTGTTGAGATGGCCTGAACTTTTTTACCGCCTTTTTTTCTGAATCTTGACATACTAATTTCCTCCTACATCTTCTGGTTCAGCCTCTGAGATCGCTACAGGAATCGCTTTATTGATAGCATTCAGCCATTCGGGGTTATCCAGTTGGTCGTATCGCAAGCCAAATTCTTCCAT
This window contains:
- a CDS encoding single-stranded DNA-binding protein, which codes for MTGLNKVILIGNLGKDPEVRTFEDGTKVANFSLATTESYKNKDGNKVEQTEWHRIALWRGLADVAEKYLRKGKSIFVEGKITTRKYTDKDGVERSITEIIGDNMIMLGSRQDGGEYSPPIEDTHKSNAPEPAISEPADDLPF
- a CDS encoding biopolymer transporter ExbD codes for the protein MSRFRKKGGKKVQAISTASLPDIIFMLLFFFMVTTVMRETTLIVRVKLPSATEVQKIERKSLVSYIYVGPPMRSQIYGTESRIQLNDRFATVNEIQAYIIAEREARDEVDRGLLTTSLKVDEEVRMGIVTDVKQELRKVGAFRINYSTRKRANN
- a CDS encoding CPBP family intramembrane metalloprotease; translation: MITPGIFSHLSPFKKIILLTLIALLSMLAIMSIGWLIAGLLFDDFLFVLTNMTDFENDQVIDLLKYFQVLNQIGLFVIPPLIFAYLVGGNVKSYLKLDLNPGLGIVALSTLMIFAALPLVHWSAGINELIHFPDWMKGLEEWLKQSEEDLQQLSYAFLKTTSIGGFLFNLLMIAVLPAIGEELLFRGVLQKVFHQWFKNIHWAILITAIIFSAMHLQFYGFLPRTILGIMFGYLFVITKSLWVPILVHFFNNAAAVLSAYLFRKDLLETDYQEIGQFSEPIWVIGSVITVLLLFLAIHRLSEKRGEVR